The Alosa alosa isolate M-15738 ecotype Scorff River chromosome 17, AALO_Geno_1.1, whole genome shotgun sequence genomic sequence CCACTTATTGatgttgtctttctttctcccctttCATCCCATTCCCTTCCCCTCAGGTTTGCTTATGATGGCTTGAAGAGGCAGCGTCTGACCCAGCCGATGGTGAAGGATGCCTCAGGACAGCTGGTTGCCACGACATGGGAGGATGTGCTCACCCGTGTGGCTGGAGTGGTAAGTGCATCAACAcagtctgcttgtgtgtgcctgtgcgtatTATGTACAGGTCTTTTTACACTTTTTACCCAAATTTAATCTATTTTGAGCTATATGGGCTATACATTGCTTGTGGAGTATCTTTGTGTTGTCCTGAAAAGCTTTGATAACAAGAGTTGACTCTCCAGTATGTAAATTGTTAGACAAAAATGGAGTAAAATCACCCCACAGTGATTAAAAAGTCGAGTTTGAATCCCACAGCTCCAGACCGTGCAGGGGAACGAGGTGGCTGCCATTGCTGGTGGCATGGTGGACGCTGAGTCTCTGGTGGCCCTGAAAGACCTGCTCAATCGCCTCAACAGCGACAACCTCTGTACTGAGGAGGTCTTTCCCATGGCTGGGGCGGGGTGAGTGCCTCCATGTGAAGCTGTGCAGGGGTCATGAAACGTAAAAGAGATTAAATGCTTTGGGCAGGGAAGGGTGTCCATATATTCCGATGTGGTCTGATGCTTCACTCGGCAGAAGAAAAATGATTTGGCTTTTGAATGCCATGAGAGTAATGTGTTTGCTTTTTCTGATGTATGGGTTTTGGTTTGGGGTGGGTCAGTGCCAGCTTTTGCAGTGAGTAATTATTTTCTTCAGTTAAATAACTGCTGGACTTACACAGATTTTATGTAGGTGCTACTGTATGTTTTAGCAAAGACAGTGATTGGGAAAGTGTACAGAACACTGTTACCATGGGTGTAACATGCTGTCAATTAGACTTAAACATAAAAGTTGAATCAAAACCAAGAATCTACAGATCTATACAGAATCAATTGATGCAGTCTATAGATTTATAATGTATACAATCTTCGCAATGATATCCTTGTATCAGGCCTTAAATGTATTCCTCTGTCTGAGCACTTTCGTCTCCTGCAGTGCTGACCTGCGCTCCAACTACCTGCTGAACTCACGCATTGCCGGTATAGAGGAGTGTGATCTGCTGCTGCTTATTGGGACCAACCCACGCTACGAGGCCCCACTCTTCAACGCCCGTATCCGCAAgaggtactacacacacacacacagcctttttCCACCAACCGGTTCCGTTCCAGTTCCCGAACGAACATTTGAACCAAGCATTTCGACCAAACAAAAAACACCTCGGAACGTGGCACTTTGGTTCGGAActtgaaaaagaaaatggtaTTTTTTCCCAGTGAACCGGAGTGGGCGTGTCATTCTACCATTCAGAGGGGAGAAGACACAAAAGCATGAGTTTTCCGTCTATATCAACTGTTGCCATGCGTAAACAAAACTAGTAAACTAGCACTACACTGCAGACGTTATCCAGCATTTAACACGTTTTACACAGCTAATTTCTGCCGTTTTCACTGTCATATCATCCTGTGTAAGCATATCATTAACTGTTGTTTATGCATGCAACACCCTGTGTTGGTGACGCATCCTTGGTTCCGTTCAAAACTGGTGGAAATGAGGGCTTGTTCACTAGATAGCACCAAGGTTCAAATAATTCTGAACTGAACCAAATCAAGAATGTGTTCCCTGTTGGTCGAAaaaacacccacatacacagtgAGAGAGTAATGCCTATGCATGAATAAGTACACGCATTGTTTTTGCAGGCCAAAGGCAAAGTGAGAATCGATGCCGGCAGAGTGATTTATTGCCACATCATATTTCATAAAAGTTTTCCTACCTGTGCATTTCTGTTTGGATACAGAAAATCAATCTTTGTGAGCATCTACCAAACAGATGGCATGAATTATCTAAATTAATGAATACTAAATTATCATCAACATATAGCGATAAATAACTTGCGAGTGGAATCTAGATTTGATGTATGGGCATTAATGACAAGTGAAATTTTTTTCCAGCTGGCTGCATAATGAGCTGCAGGTAGCAATGGTGGGCCATCAGGTGGAGCTCAGCTATTCCTATGAGCACCTGGGAGACTCCACACAGGTGTTGAAGGACATCGCTGCTGGCACACATCCCTACTGCAAGGTAAACAACAGTCTTTGCGGAACTATGAACATTTGAGTGGGAGGTTGGGGATCATGGCGTAATTTCTAGAGGGAGGCATTTCTGATTGCTTGTCCTCCTGTGCCAGGCATTGGCCCAGGCCAAGCGGCCAGTGGTGGTGGTTGGCAGTGCCACTCTGCAGAGGGCCGATGGGGCAGCCATAATGAACGCAGTCTCCACCATCGCCCAGAATGCCCGCGCAAGCAGTGGTGTGGAGGAGGGATGGAAGGTCCTGAATGTACTTCACAGGTCTGCCACATGCATAtttatgtgttttgttgttggaTTTAGATTTACACAAAAAGCAATTGTTCATACTGTTACAGATGACTTGGCTGGATGAGTTGTGTTATAGATTTGCATACATTTTGGGTGCAGTTGAATAGAGCACACTTAAAAGCAGACTGGTAGACCGGAATGCTGTATTTAGAATCTCACTTGCTGACTGGTGggaatgtgtttgtgattgatttgattgattgattgattgacaggGTGGCCAGTCAGGTTGCTGCGCTGGATCTGGGATACAAGCCAGGTGTGGAGGCTGTCAGAAAGGCCCCCCCCAAGGTGCTGTTCTTGCTGGGGGCTGATGCTGGCTGCATCACTCGCCAGGACCTGCCCAAGGGCAGCTTCATCATCTACCAGGGTGCGTTCAGTGAGGGAGAAAAAACCCTTCCACCATGCATGCACTCACTTAAACCAGACTCTTATAGATAATCATCagtgactgaaaaaaaaaaaaaaaaacccatcacCATATAGTGTATGCACTCAATCAAACTAGACTCACGTAGATAATCACACATAAACTAGGTTCTACTTACTGGTTCAAACATGCAGACATGCTATGTACCATTACTTTTTTCTAATTAATTTATTGGGTTGATGGAGGATATAGGTTTATTTAGAAGTTGCATCCATGCTTCCAGTGTCTGACCCTGACCTATCTCTTGGGTCACTGCTGTACAGGTCACCATGGCGATGTGGGAGCCCCCATGGCGGACATCATCCTGCCCGGCGCAGCGTACACAGAGAAGAACGGCACCTATGTCAACACAGAGGGCCGTGCCCAGCAGACCCGCATCGCTGTGACCGCGCCCGGCATGGCCCGCGAGGACTGGAGGATAATCAGGGCCGTGTCTGAGGTATTCACTCACTTTTAAGGCTTTTTTCCCGCAACGAGCTAGGCAATTAGGATTTGATGCATGCTTGCATAGCAAAATGTGTTTCCCACCGACGTCCGTAGACTGAAAGACCTTCTCCCAGCAGAGAGTCAACTGACTGCATCAGCCATTGAAGTTCATAGATTTATGAGTTGATAGCAATGTTACAGAGGTAACAGTCTTTCACTGCCACGGAAGGGGGAGGAAatgcaacaaaaacaaagaacGAGTTGATATgtttaacaaataaaatatacaaATCCGAAAAATATGTATATCAAATTATGTTAGTAGTCGAAAATAATCAAACAAAAATAAGCCAAAAGGAGCGGCACAACTGGCCAGCGTCCCCGTTACTAGGCAACGGTACACAATATGTGTGGTATGTATAATATAACCTATAATAATCAGGACACCACTGTGACACTACAATTGTTAATGAGTAATATTGTAATCCTACACATAAATCAAGAGCCGAGTGTTAAGTTAATGTGAATTTCATTGTTATGGTAATAATGCAATGTTTTGGTCAGCTGGATAGTTATCTTGACAATTACATTAATCAACATAAATCATGCATGTGTATCATTTGGTGGGGTGGACATATAGATATGCACACAGTTCCAAatcctcacacacccacacagttgGGTTGTTGTAcgtgttctgattttttttgttggttTGCTAGTTGGCTGGTGTCACACTGCCCTACGACACCCTGGCAGAGGTGAGGGAACGACTGGAAGAGGTGGCTCCCAACCTGGTTCGCTACGATGATGTGGAGCAAGCCAACTACTTCAAGCAGGCCAACGAACTTGCACAGGTCCAGCATTTTACCCGTTTACATTTCTCAGACCACATCTGCAATCACCTTGAGACTTGAAGTAGCTGTGTTTCCACCTGTCAGTCTTATTATATGTGTGGTTTTCTTTTGCAGACTGTCGATCAGACATTACTAGCTGACCCTCTGGTCCCCCCTCAGATAACCGTTAAAGACTTCTACATGACAGGTACCTGAAATACGTTTCTGAATGTAACTAAATAATATTTCTcaatagtgttttttttctgtagatACTATGTATGGTATGTTGTAATAGTTATTATCTAATAATAGTCTGAAAATGTAGGTGTGAGACCGGTGTGATTTGACTTCCTTCAGTTATCAACCTGTGATTGAGAGTGTGATCATCTAACAGCTGTTTCTCACAACACTTGTCTAGGACAGGATCTTGTGAAAATGTATCCACCTATgtgcagattttttttgttttgtttttggaatTGTTTGAGTGTaatactgtctgtctgtctcccagaTCCCATCAGCCGGGCATCCCAGACAATGGCCAAGTGTGTGAAAGCTGTGACTGAGGGAGCAGATGCTGTGGATGAGCCTTCCATTTGCTAAAACACTTCCTTGTCTGTCAGATCAAATGCATAACCTTCATGTGTGAGACCTTCGTCCTTAACGCaaacctaccacacacacacacacacacacacacacacacacaaatacttcaGTCACTATCACCTTAAACACAATATTCACAATATTGTCTCCAATGTTCCATGCCAACTCTGACCTGTCATATCTCAGAACCAGAATTGTTCAAACCAGTTCATATACAACAGTGTGAAATTTTATTCTTGCTTTATATATTTAAGTATGGTATGGTTAGGCAAACAATGTCGTTGTATAGATTTCATTCCCAAGTGAAGGTCGTGGGGAGCAGCTTTGTTAAAGAAAGCTTATACTGTGGtgaaaatgaataaaacatCTATTATTACAGTCGACCCTCTTACAGTGTTGTTATGCTTCATAATTGCTATATGGCTCAGACCTGAGATTAATAGCTGCTGCACTGGAGCTGCACAGGGTGGTTTTGGTATGACATTGTGTAGTTTTTTCGTGGATTGGCAGTTAAACATTAAGATTTGACCCACCTCAGAAGTACAAATGTCAGCAAGTTTGCCTTGTTAAAGTATGCTATTTAAACTTACGTCTTATGCCAGCGTTTTTAATCGATCTCGATTTCAGTGAATTTTTGGGTGTAGAATTCTGGAAAATTAATTACCTGTTTTGCAACATTGTTGCCCGTCATAAAATTCCGTACCTGTACCGTGTGCGCTTCCACAGTCAGGCAACAAAGGGTGTgatctttatttttttagtaTACCAGTTGTGTTCTTACAGGGGGGAAATAGCAAACCACCTTTTATTTTGGACTTTGTAAAATCTTTTAGTGACGGTCATTGGATGATGTGATGTCATCTGAGTCAGTAAGACGATAGAGCTGTCTACTCGGGGGAGATACCCTTGAACTTAATGTCAAGCACAACAGGTCCAGTTAATGAGAATCAGTTGGATTTACCCCGCTGTATTACAATGATACGTTGCTTTATTGTGTCTCCGTATCACAAACATGCCTGTTTTAAAATTTGGAGCCATCGTTACGGTACAATATCTCAACAAAGTTAATTTCCAATATGGTTGCAAAGGTTGTTGTTGTACTGTTGCCTGTTGTCATGTCCCCCCAGTGCCTGTAGTAGGCTTGTGCTGTGAGAAGCCTCACATCCGACGACAAAACCAACACCCCCTTGTCGTTGTATACGGACAGTTGTTATTCAAATAATCGACACTAAAATGCAGTCGGTGTCCGTACAAATGTACAGGCATGGGGATTAGCAGGTAATTGCTCGCTAAAAAAGTAAAACTGGCGGTAGAAGCGCCCCATAGGGTATAATAGCCGTTTCTAGGTAGCGCTTGTGGTGAATAGCGTATTCAACACTGAAGAATCGAAGGTAGACGGGGCTAACGAAAAGCACCGGGCTCGAGCTGAAGACATCCTACCTAGCGCGCAGAATAAAGCGGCTGAAGCTCTACGCGAGGTCTGGGGATTACATGGTGTGACAGGCCAACGGTATTTACTTCCATTTATGTTCAAATGT encodes the following:
- the ndufs1 gene encoding NADH-ubiquinone oxidoreductase 75 kDa subunit, mitochondrial, with the translated sequence MLRLPAVSRAIAGVAHSKACLAPASNVRTSVRASSNLVEVFVDGKPVMVEPGTTVLQACEKVGVQIPRFCFHERLSVAGNCRMCLVEIERAPKPVAACAMPVMKGWNILTDSEKTRKAREGVMEFLLANHPLDCPICDQGGECDLQDQSMQFGTDRSRFLEGKRAVEDKNIGPLIKTIMTRCIQCTRCVRFASEIAGVEDLGTTGRGNSMQIGTYVEKMFMSELSGNVIDVCPVGALTSKPYAFTSRPWETRKTESIDVMDALGSNIVLSTRGGEVMRVLPRLNEDVNEEWISDKTRFAYDGLKRQRLTQPMVKDASGQLVATTWEDVLTRVAGVLQTVQGNEVAAIAGGMVDAESLVALKDLLNRLNSDNLCTEEVFPMAGAGADLRSNYLLNSRIAGIEECDLLLLIGTNPRYEAPLFNARIRKSWLHNELQVAMVGHQVELSYSYEHLGDSTQVLKDIAAGTHPYCKALAQAKRPVVVVGSATLQRADGAAIMNAVSTIAQNARASSGVEEGWKVLNVLHRVASQVAALDLGYKPGVEAVRKAPPKVLFLLGADAGCITRQDLPKGSFIIYQGHHGDVGAPMADIILPGAAYTEKNGTYVNTEGRAQQTRIAVTAPGMAREDWRIIRAVSELAGVTLPYDTLAEVRERLEEVAPNLVRYDDVEQANYFKQANELAQTVDQTLLADPLVPPQITVKDFYMTDPISRASQTMAKCVKAVTEGADAVDEPSIC